A genome region from Macaca nemestrina isolate mMacNem1 chromosome 20, mMacNem.hap1, whole genome shotgun sequence includes the following:
- the LOC105495352 gene encoding dual specificity tyrosine-phosphorylation-regulated kinase 1B isoform X1: MLAARPPAWGPHRAPAPRGPRASPDPGLSGGGSRGAGCKKAPPGRAPAPGLAPLRPSEPTMAVPPGHGPFSGFPGPQEHTQVLPDVRLLPRRLPLAFRDATSAPLRKLSVDLIKTYKHINEVYYAKKKRRAQQVPPQDSSTKKEKKVLNHGYDDDNHDYIVRSGERWLERYEIDSLIGKGSFGQVVKAYDHQTQELVAIKIIKNKKAFLNQAQIELRLLELMNQHDTEMKYYIVHLKRHFMFRNHLCLVFELLSYNLYDLLRNTHFRGVSLNLTRKLAQQLCTALLFLATPELSIIHCDLKPENILLCNPKRSAIKIVDFGSSCQLGQRIYQYIQSRFYRSPEVLLGTPYDLAIDMWSLGCILVEMHTGEPLFSGSNEVDQMNRIVEVLGIPPAAMLDQAPKARKYFERLPGGGWTLRRTKELRKDYQGPGTRRLQEVLGVQTGGPGGRRAGEPGHSPADYLRFQDLVLRMLEYEPAARISPLGALQHGFFRRTADEATNTGPAGSSASTSPAPLDTCPSSSTASSISSSGGSSGSSSDNRTYRYSNRYCGGPGPPITDCEMNSPQVPPSQPLRPWAGGDVPHKTHQAPASASSLPGTGAQLPPQPRYLGRPPSPTSPPPPELMDVSLVGGPADCSPPHPAPAPQHPAASALRTRMTGGRPPLPPPDDPATLGPHLGLRGVPQSTAASS; this comes from the exons ATGCTGGCCGCTCGACCACCCGCCTGGGGGCCCCACCGCGCCCCAGCCCCCCGTGGGCCCCGCGCCAGCCCTGACCCGG GTCTCAGCGGCGGTGGCAGCCGAGGTGCAGGATGCAAGAAGGCGCCCCCCGGCCGGGCTCCCGCTCCAGGCCTCGCTCCCCTGCGGCCCTCTGAGCCCACCATGGCCGTCCCACCGGGCCATGGTCCCTTCTCTGGCTTCCCAGGGCCCCAGGAGCACACGCAG GTATTGCCTGATGTGCGGCTACTGCCTCGGAGGCTGCCCCTGGCCTTCCGAGATGCAACCTCAGCCCCGCTGCGTAAGCTCTCTGTGGACCTCATCAAGACCTACAAGCACATCAATGag GTATACTATGCGAAGAAGAAGCGGCGGGCCCAGCAGGTGCCACCCCAGGATTCGAGCaccaagaaggagaagaaggtCCTGAACCATGGTTATGATGACGACAACCATGACTACATCGTGCGCAGTGGCGAGCGCTGGCTGGAGCGCTATGAGATTGACTCGCTCATTGGCAAAGGCTcctttggccag GTGGTGAAAGCCTATGACCATCAGACCCAGGAGCTTGTGGCCATCAAGATCATCAAGAACAAAAAGGCCTTCCTGAACCAGGCCCAGATTGAGCTGCGGCTGCTGGAGCTGATGAACCAGCATGACACCGAGATGAAGTACTACATAG TGCACCTGAAGCGGCATTTCATGTTCCGGAACCACCTGTGCCTGGTGTTCGAGCTGCTGTCCTACAACCTGTACGACCTCCTGCGCAACACCCACTTCCGCGGCGTCTCGCTGAACCTGACCCGGAAGCTGGCGCAGCAGCTCTGCACGGCACTGCTCTTTCTGGCCACGCCTGAGCTCAGCATCATTCACTGCGACCTCAAGCCCGAAAACATCTTGCTCTGCAACCCCAAGCGCAGCGCCATCAAGATCGTGGACTTCGGCAGTTCCTGCCAGCTTGGCCAGAGG ATCTACCAGTATATCCAGAGCCGCTTCTACCGCTCGCCTGAGGTGCTCCTGGGCACACCCTACGACCTGGCCATTGACATGTGGTCCCTGGGCTGCATCCTTGTGGAGATGCACACCGGAGAGCCCCTCTTCAGTGGCTCCAATGAG GTGGACCAGATGAACCGCATTGTGGAGGTGCTGGGCATCCCGCCGGCTGCCATGCTGGACCAGGCGCCCAAGGCTCGCAAGTACTTTGAACGGCTGCCTGGGGGTGGCTGGACCCTACGAAGGACAAAAGAACTCAGGAAG GATTACCAGGGCCCCGGGACACGGCGGCTGCAGGAGGTGCTGGGCGTGCAGACGGGCGGGCCCGGGGGCCGGCGGGCGGGGGAGCCGGGCCACAGCCCCGCCGACTACCTCCGCTTCCAGGACCTGGTGCTGCGCATGCTGGAGTATGAGCCCGCCGCCCGCATCAGCCCCCTGGGGGCTCTGCAGCACGGCTTCTTCCGCCGCACGGCCGACGAGGCCACCAACACGGGCCCGGCAGGCAGCAGTGCCTCCACCTCGCCCGCGCCTCTCGACACCTGCCCCTCTTCCAGCACCGCCAGCTCCATCTCCAGTTCTG GAGGCTCCAGTGGCTCCTCCAGTGACAACCGGACCTATCGCTACAGCAACCGATATTGTGGGGGCCCTGGGCCCCCTATCACAGACTGTGAGATGAACAGCCCCCAG GTCCCACCCTCCCAGCCACTGCGGCCCTGGGCAGGGGGTGATGTGCCCCACAAGACACATCAAGCCCCGGCCTCTGCCTCATCACTGCCTGGGACCGGGGCCCAGTTACCCCCCCAGCCCCGATACCTTGGTCGTCCCCCATCACCAACCTCACCACCGCCTCCGGAGCTGATGGATGTGAGCCTGGTGGGCGGGCCTGCTGACTGCTCCCCACCTCACCCAGCGCCTGCCCCCCAGCACCCGGCTGCCTCAGCCCTCCGGACTCGGATGACGGGAGGTCGTCCACCCCTCCCGCCTCCTGATGACCCTGCCACTCTGGGGCCTCACCTGGGCCTCCGTGGTGTACCCCAGAGCACGGCAGCCAGCTCATGA